gcacgttagagtcgaaagggttcagacttaataggaccaagaccgagtacatgatgtgcgatttcagcgcgactaggcatgaggggggagacattagtctagatgggcaagtggtggtccagaaggatacttttcggtatttatgatcggtgctacaaaaggatgacgacattgatgaagatgttaggcatagaatttcagctggctggttgaaatggcggcaagcttctggcatcctttgtgacaagagggtgccacaaaagctaaaaggcaaattctataggacatcaATTCGTctggcgatgttatacggtattgaatgttggcctacaaaaaggcgacatgtccagcaactgagtgtagcaaagatacggatgttgcggtggttttgcgggcacacaaggagggatagagtccggaacgaagttattcgggatagggtcggagtggcaccaattgaggagaaacttacccagcatcggctgagatggtttggacatgtccaacgaaggcctcctgaggcgccggtgcgtaatggggttcttgtgcaggtcgataatgtaaagaggggtagaggtagacctaaactgacgtggaatgagtcggttaagagagaccttaaggattggaatatctctaaagagatagctttggataggagcgcttggagactagctatcaatgtgcctgaaccttgaacttatttctttcgggtttcatctctagcctaccccaacttgcttgggaaaaaaagctatgttgttgttgttgttgttgttgttgtattctGGTTGTTGCGATAAGCTATGCAGATTGGTCAATTATATATGAATAGAATGGACTCAAGCTGCCTATGGAAATTTCAGAACAGGACCCACAGCAGATGACTTACATGGCTTTTAGGATATAAGACAAAGTTAAGTGGCTAACTAATCATGTAATCGCACATTATGATGTACAAAAATACCATATGAGGCTATATTGTATTCGAACATGGAAAACTCGTGGATTAATACGTTAAATCCTTCTCCAAGAGCATCTTGTTATGAGAAAATGGAGAACTCTTGGATAAATACAATCATGCCTACAACTGAGCAGGGAATACTGATGGAAACACCATTCTCTGATGGTCTGTAGATCTATGCGGCTATGCCCATATGGCAAGCATAGACATCATCCCTGCACCTAAGAAAAGTGCAAGATATGTCATCAGCTGAAGCTTTGTATTCGTCTGTAGTTTTGGGTTGTTGAAATCTGTGGCCAGAAGATCAACTAATGACATGTAGATCAAAATTCCTGCTGAGGCTGAGTTGAAAACTCCTTCGACAACGAAGGCAGTAGCGCTATGGCCATTGTAGCTAGATGATATTGCAATCCCTAATGCAATGCCCATGGGTGCAGTTAGGGAGAAAAAAATTGCCATCATGACGGTTGCCCTTAACTTGAAATTTGCCTGCAGCAAGGTGGGAACCAGATGATATTAGCATTTTATTGATGTGAAGCACAATatgaaattagttattttttccttTGTGTTCCTTTATTTTtcctgatgatttttttttcttgctttaACTTATGAAGTAACAATCATTACTGGAATCCATTTACATTTCATAATTGGTGAAACTTTTttgtctcaaaaaaaattaagatttatttgatattttgaTTTAGCTTTCCCAACATATCTGTTCAAAGATTGATCATTGATCAGTATTGGGATATGTTATGTGCCTTTTGTTATTATACTGAAAAAATGATTAGTAACAGTtcatgctttgattgtgttatGTTGCTGTCCAATGAACTTGATATATCTCCCTGTGTCCTTCCTCTTGTTCATCCCCCTGTTCTCCCAAAGGTCAACTTCTGGAGTTTTATTGGTATTAATAAATTTCCTGATAGTCGAGTTATGGAATTGTCCTGTAGCTTATCATTATTTTAGTCAAAAGATGGAAGCAGAGAAAATGGTTAGATTTTCAATGAGATATATGCAGTTAGTGTAGGTTATGGTGCAAGCATATACCTGCACAATCGAACCACCCAAGCCTATGCCTTCAAAGAATTGATGAAAGCTAAGGGCACCGACAAGAGGCCTGATGGTGGATGACCTCACAGATGCACCCAAGGACACCCCAATAATCactgaatgcaccaaaattccAAGCTCAAGGACCTGCATGATGTGAAATCTACTTTGTTATTTCGAAAGGAGAACAGTGTGGAAGATTCGATTCTTGGGTGGAGAGGAACATTATAATCTGAAGCACAAACTAACACCCAGTCAATAGGTATCATTCTTCTCGCCCCAGTATCTAATTCTTCATCAGTATGTTATGTGGAGTAGCAAAACTAGATGCAATATACTAATTTGGGAGAACCTTTTAACGTATCTTTATGCCTTTTGTACCCTGGAACTCATGGGAATTTATATATCTACTGCAGTTTAATATAATATTGATTGGAGCTAATTCAGTAAATTGCTGCATTATCTTGATTGATTATGTGGCCTACTCatggaaaaaataattaattcctGATCCTATTTAAAATTATGCCCTGCATGATTCTTTATGATTTTCTTTGCTGCTTGTTTTCTGAACTCATGCATTAACAGAAACTTCAACTCTTTTCCAGTACTATTTGCAAGGGAGACTTATGGGACAGATCAAGTAACTGCTCTTACCTGAGATACCACCCTGTGCCGGATCATGTCAGCCATTGAGGCCTCCTCAGGTGAACTTATGACATCCGCCTCCCCATGCGAATGCCCATGTGTTGCATGGGTGTGCACATGCACATGTTCTGCATGCCCAGTCCTCTCCTCGTCTCCAGGTTGCTCATGTATGTCTAGGTCGTCGATTGGGCGTGCCTTCTTGAAGTGAGACCGGCGGTAGTATCCAGCAGCCAGTGAGTCTATCACCATTGTGGCCATTGCAGCTGACATCGCTATGAGGCCCGCGAAAGGGAAAATATTACCATCACTGCCACCTTTGTAGAGGCATGGAGATTTCAGCCCATCAAAGGCTGCTGGTAGAATGTGGACCATGCCGGTGGCAAGGATGACCCCAGCTGCAAATGCCTTGACCGCAAAAAAGATGTCACCATCAGGGTTTAGCGCAGCCATGGAGCGGCCAAGCACCGGCACCAGCACGCCAGCTGCTCCAGTTGTTAGGATGGATGCAATTGCGATCAGCTTCAGCTTCATTGCACCTCGCTTGTCAGTCGTAGTTCCTTCTGCTGCATTTGTGCAATTGGAGGTGCTGGCAACAGCCAGTTGTGCGAAGAGCAGGAGCCATGGAAGCACTTTCAAGGTATGCTTCACAGCATCCATGGCGCTGGTTATGTTTTGTCTTGTGATATGCTTTATTTCCCGTTATGAGTTGCAAGGAGATAGATGCAATGGTTAGTGCTTTATATAGGAGGAATGTGTCGATTGGGATGGTTGCCAAATTGCCATCCCGTGGCCAGGTGGGGTCTGCTACTCTCAGTTCCCAGATCCTGTGGCCAAGTGTAAACAACTGCAATGTTGTTGCTCATACTGGAGCTTATACCAGTAATCAGTGTCAAGGATTGAGCTCGCACAACATAGTACTGCTGTTAGTTGCCACTTTATGATGATGCTTAATGACTGTTCGATTGTCAAACATGTAAAAAGGAGACCCAGCCCAGACCTCCAGCCTGAACCTCAGTTATCTGAATTTGATCATCAAGAGTCAGCTACCATGTCTCATGCTTGGCACTGTTCATAACTGCTGCATTACTGATAGACAAGCACAGGGTGTGGAATATACTGGTGTATGAGAATGTGAATGGGTGAGTGATGCTTTCTTGTATGGTCAGAGCATCGTGTAGTGCTGACAccatgttgtcatcaattaGTTAATTAGATTAAACTCTTTTGAGGCTTGCACTTTGCAGGTGAGTTCTTTTAGGTGGTGAGCTGAAAAGGCTGTTCCGTTCATGCCTAATCATCAGTGATGAGACTAATGATATCTGCCCTGGAATGACCGGTGGAGTTATTACTGAGATTAAAAGTGACCCTTTTGCAAGGACATTCCTCCTGTTTGGTTGTTGTTGTTAGTTCACTTATCTTTTATTGCATCCGGAAGATGCTGCCTCACCATTCTGCTTTATGAGAGTGCTCCTGGACCAAACTGGTTGGTTCATGTCCATGGTTTTGGCAGGCATCACTCTCTTTCCTGGAAGCTACATCTAAACTGAAGCCTCTTCCCACAGAGAAATGCATCTGGTATATGTTGATTGGGATTATTTATTCAATCCTGTCATGTGGGGAAGATAAAGAGGTTACAAATAACAATCCTGCGAAAGTGGCTACACCTGATAATTGGACTGAAACTGAACTAAGAAGATCACAGTATACTAAGGTGATGAATATATGGCCATCAACTGCATGCCATTGATTAGTTCATCTGTCTATCACTGTTGTTTCACTGGCATTTGAGCGAGCCTCACAAGTGGCATATAGCGGATTCTCATTGATCTTGGAGAAAGCACATTTAGGACCTGCATACTGACTCCATTGTGGTTGGCTTCCCTGTGAGACAGGTCTCTGTACGACCGGTCCAAATTTATAGTGACGTGGTATGGCAATCTGGCTCTAACTGCCGAATGGCTTGGGTCGCATGATTGCACCGTTGGATGGTTCAGAGTTCCACTAACCTTGGCATTGCAGAGGTCTCCTTGTCCAGTGTTCAGTGTCGAGGATTATTTGTGGATACACCAAACAGTAGCCATCGAATTAGGAGGGACCCTTTGGTTGGACAGCTGATAGTGAAGCTCACACTTTTTTTTATTGGGAAAAGAACGCTCCAAATTGATGGAAAAGAGAGCATGAATGACATTGCAGGATTCTGTCCAAACTATGGATAAGATCTCTTCATAGACTTGCCATAGGTCTGGCATGCTTCGCCAGTGTTGCGGCCATGGATTTACTGGTTTTACAGAAACTTGGATGAAAAGGCGCCACCGTTGTTGAAGAGTCCTCCCTGTTCACTTTGATGGATTGAATGTAGGAAGTGACAGCCATCTGCATCTTTTATCAGAATGGGTACCCCAATTGGTTGCTTCATTTCACCTTTCCTTGGCACGAATTTGCCGCATCATTGGAGGCATAACAACTGATGCAATGAGCAACACTAGGAAAGTTGCTCATCTGTGTGGGGCTGTGGTGTTTGGACCTTCCAAAAACTCATCCAGGTTCGTGGCTTTGACTGTTGAGAAGGATATATGCCGGATTCTTCTTGCTCCATATCATCCTTGGATTGAACCATTCCGGTCCTCAGAGAATGACATGTCAGTGAAGTGGCTCGCCCAAACATATCAGCACATGCCTTCCCTACCTGTGAATATTGCGGTGGCAGTGGACCTAAAGAGTAAAGGCGGCAGATGATTAATATCAAGCTTGACAGTTGACGCGCTTTGCATAAATATCGCAGCCGTCATCCATCATCAGATCAGTTAAGTTCATATGGTCTACGGGGCAGTGTCCAAGTGGTGTACCGAACATTGTCCAAGTTATCATCCTAGGATCAACACGTTCTAATGACCAGAGAATGACAATTCGTTGAAGTGGACGCCAAACTTATCAG
This sequence is a window from Panicum virgatum strain AP13 chromosome 7K, P.virgatum_v5, whole genome shotgun sequence. Protein-coding genes within it:
- the LOC120641751 gene encoding zinc transporter 3-like; the protein is MDAVKHTLKVLPWLLLFAQLAVASTSNCTNAAEGTTTDKRGAMKLKLIAIASILTTGAAGVLVPVLGRSMAALNPDGDIFFAVKAFAAGVILATGMVHILPAAFDGLKSPCLYKGGSDGNIFPFAGLIAMSAAMATMVIDSLAAGYYRRSHFKKARPIDDLDIHEQPGDEERTGHAEHVHVHTHATHGHSHGEADVISSPEEASMADMIRHRVVSQVLELGILVHSVIIGVSLGASVRSSTIRPLVGALSFHQFFEGIGLGGSIVQANFKLRATVMMAIFFSLTAPMGIALGIAISSSYNGHSATAFVVEGVFNSASAGILIYMSLVDLLATDFNNPKLQTNTKLQLMTYLALFLGAGMMSMLAIWA